Sequence from the Flavobacterium sp. TR2 genome:
AATACGAATGCAATATCAAGGTGTACTGACAAAAATGCAAACCGAACTTGGAAGTCCAATTCAATATTATTTGGTTTTTGAAGATAGTTTTCTCAACGTTAACCAATTATTAGATAAAGAAATTGAAATCAATTTTGTGGGCTGCCAATGCTTGAACTGCGGTAAAAAGAAAAAAATATACCGACAAGGTTTTTGTTACGAATGCTTTTATTCGAGCCCAGCTGTTGGAGATTGGATTATGAGGCCTGAATTGAGCACGGCACATTTAGGAATTGCAGACAGAGATTTAGAATATGAATCAAAAGCGCAATTGCAGCCGCATATTGTTTATTTGGCTTCGGCGTGTGAAATAAAAGTTGGTGTAACGCGCAAATCTCAGGTTCCAACCCGTTGGATCGATCAGGGCGCTTCGCAAGCTATTGCCGTTGTCGAGGTTCCCAACCGATATCTGGCAGGAATAACAGAGGTGGCGTTAAAAGATCATTATACAGACAAGACAAATTGGAGAAAAATGCTCCAGAATTCGGTTGAGTCTTTTGATTTGATTGCTGAAAAAGCCAAAATAGAAAGTTTGATTCCGGAAGAAGTCAAAGACTATTTTTATGCTCAAAAAAATGATGTTTACGAACTTCAATATCCCGTTTTGAGCTATCCTGCAAAAGTGAACAGCTTAAACTTAGACAAAACCCCTTCTTTCAGCGGAAAATTAACTGGAATTAAAGGGCAGTATCTGTTATTTGAAAATGGAACAGTCTTTAATGTTCGCGGTTCCGAAGGTTATGTAGTCACAATAGACGTCTAGATTTATTGGGAAACCGTCGATGTTTTTTAGTTAAGTGTCTATTAGTTTGTTGATTACGTGATAATTTATTGTAAATTTATATCAATTCCAAAGACAGAAAGATGTAAATATTGATACATTTCGTTACAATTTTGTAACAAATGCTTATTGGAAGAATTTATTTTTAGAAGACAAAAGAAATTAGATTTGAGAATGTCTCTTGACGCTAATTTTCTAAAATTAAGTTTGAGATTTATAAATCATAAATTATTCCATAAATGAGTGTTTTAAGCAAAATAAATGTACACAGACGAAGCATAATGCGGAACCTGACAAAGAATGTTGGAAAAGCAAAGATGCAGGACGATTTTATTTTGGTCGATAGGAACGAAATTAAAAAAGTTCTTATCTGTAGGCCAAATGGAAGGTTAGGCAATCTTTTACTGATAACGCCACTTGTTCAGGAAGTCTCCGAGATGTTTCCAAATTGTAAAATCGATTTATTTGTTAAAGGCACATTGGCCCCAATTATTTTTGAAAAATACGATGCTGTCGACAAAATAATCCATTTGCCTAAAAAACCTTTTAAGAGTTTGGTAGAATATTCAAAGGTTTGGATCTCATTAAAAAGAACAAACTATGATTTGGCAATCAATGTCGATCAAAACTCCTCTTCAGGACGATTAGCAGTCCAATTTTCAAATGCAAAATACAAGTTTTTTGGCGATTCTGCCGAGGAGCAGACAGAACTACAAAAAGGCTTTGACCACATTGCAAAATACCCTGTTTATAATTTCCGAAATTATTTGTCAAAACTTAGATTGCCAACAAACAGCAATAAAATAATTGCTCCCTTAGAACTCAAATTATCGGCTTCTGAAATTACTGAAGGCAGAAAAATACTAAAAGAACTGACAAATAACGATAAAAAAACGATTTGCATTTTTACTTACGCAACAGGGGCGAAATGTCTTTCAGAAGAGTGGTGGGAAAAATTTTATTCTCAGCTTACTGCGGAGTATAAAGATTATAACATTATTGAAATTCTGCCTGTAGAAAATGTATCTCAAATTGGGTTTAAAGCACCAACATTTTATAGTAAAGATATTCGCGAGATAGGATCGGTTATTGCAAATGCAGAGCTTTTTATTGGTGCCGATAGCGGCATTATGCATTTGTCAAGCGCGGTGCATACGCCAACTATTGGATTATTTTCTGTTTCCAATTTGAAAAAATATGAGCCTTATGATAATTGCAGCATCGGCATAGACGTCAATCTGTACACGAAAAAACAATACATAAAAACGATAAACTCAATTTTGAATAATGGCAGATTAAGCAGTTTGTCAAAAGCAATATAGAAACAAAAAAAACCTGTTCATTTGAACAGGTTTTTTTGTTTAAGCTACTAAGCTACTAAGCTACTAAGGTTTTAAGTTTTAGAGAAACTCAGTGCCTTAGTAGCTTAGCATCTTAGTACCTTTAATTAAGGATTCTTTTTCTTAAATAATCCGTTCAATAAATCACTTGCCTTTTTGGTTACTTCTTGCGTTTTTTGCTCTTTTTCAGTTTTAGCAGCCTGAGTCGTATCCTTTGCTTTAGTGTTTTTATTTATCAAATCAGTCAGTGCAGAAGTTCCTTTTTGAGTCAGTTTTTCCTTCTGTTGGTTTACTAGCTGTGTTGTTAAATTGCTCACAGCGGCTTTCATATCTGTGCTAACTTTAGGATTTGAAAAGTTGCCCGTCAAAGAAGCATTAATTGGAATATTATCCAGTTTGGCAGCATCGGCAGGAGACATTTTTGCAATTAAGTTGTTGGCTTCCGTTCCTAAATATTTAGCAGGAACATCAAATTTTAGATTGTAATTCATGGTCTGATCAAAGCCATGGGTTCCTCCAACAGTTACTTTAATATCTTGGTATTTAATATCAAAAGGTTTAACATTTACTTTTCCGTTGTCAAAAGTCAATGCCGCTTTGATATCATTTAGGTTTACTTTATTTAAATCAATAAATTTTACATTTGAGCTTAATGCTGTAAGCAAAGTAGAATTTTTTGAATTTACTGTAGTAGACAGCAATTGGCCGATTAAATCTCCTGAAATCGATTTTAGATCTGGCGTCAGCTCTTTTGCATCCAAATTACCGTTCAATTTAATGGTAGAGTTTAATTTTCCATTAATGATTCCAGCAATTGGCGCAATTTTTTTCATCATGTCCAATTGCGTGAAAGTCTGTGCAATATCAACTTGATTAAAGCCTAAGTTCATATCAAAAGTTGGCACTTTTTCTTTTGTCGAAACAGCTCCGTTAAGTCCAATAGATCCTCCGAAAATATTTGTTTTAAAATTTTCAAGAGTGGCTTTTTCATCCTTAATAAGCAATCTTCCAGAAACATCTTTTAATTTCAGATTGTCGTATAAAACCGTGGTTGCTTTTGCGTTTAATGTACAGTTTAAGAAAGCAGGAATCTTCATTGCATCAGCTGGTTTCGCCGGAGTTTTGGTTTCCTCTTTTGCAGGTTCGCCAGCAGTCATGAAATCATCAACAGCCAATTGGTTCGAACTCATATTGAAGTTTCCTTTCAGCTCTTGTTTTTTAAACATAAAACCATAGAAATTCTCTAAAACTCCGTTAATGCTGATGTCACTTTTTCCAGTCGTTGCATCAAACTGTTTTAAGTTGATTTTGCTTGGATTGAATTCAACCATCGCTGTGCTGATGTTCATCGATTTATTGTTTTCGTCAGTATATTTAAATCCTGACAAACTCATTGTACCAGCATTTTTGATATTTTGGTATTGGCTTTTTTCTACAGAAGCCATATCAAAATTAGTTGTAACATCTGCTTTTAAAATACCTGCAAGAGGTTTATCCATTTTAATAGGATACGCTTTTGAAAGATTCGCTAAGTTGATTGTTCCTTTTAAAGCCGCATCGATAATAGGATTTACAGTAATGTTTTTGATATTCGCTTTAGCGTTAAAAACGTCCTGATCAATTCTAAAAGATAGTTTGTCTAAATTCACATAAGTATCGTTTAAGATACCAGTTTCGTTGATGATTTTCGTGTCAATTACAATATTTTGAACCGATTTTGGCAAGTTCGGATATTGGAACGAAGCATTGTTAGACGCAATTTCAATATTAAACTTAGGAACCGTTGTGTCTGTCAGTTCTCCTTTTGCAAAACCATTTACTGTAAAATCTCCAGTTGTTTTTACGCCGTCTAAGCCCGCAGCATAAGCAGAAGGAATTAAGCCTAAGAAATTGGTGAAAGATGAAGTAGGGGTTTTAAATTTTAAATCGTATATCTGAGCTTTCTCAGCCATTTGAATGAATCCGTCAAATTCTAATGGCAATTGATTGATTAAAGCTTTGTTTTCTTTGAAAGTATATTTGCTTTTCTCTAAATCGATTCCAAGAACAGCGTCAAGAGTTAGTTTCACATTTTTCATGTAATTTATTTTATCCATGTCCAATGAAACTTTTGCAGTAGATTTTGTAGCCAAATCTAATTTTGAATTGGTGAAATCTCCAGTTCCTTCGTGGTTTAAACTGTCAATTACCATTTTAATTTTAGAACCTTGATCGATGTATCTAAAAGTAAAATTCTCAATTTTATAGTTTTGGATTTTCAATGCAAGCGGTTTGCTTGCTTCGTCTTTCTTGTCTTCTTTTTTGTCTTTCAAAGCGATATCGAAGTTTCCGACACCATCTTTATTGAAAATGATGTTTACTAATCCGTTTGTCGAACTAATTCCCTGAATGCTTAAAGGTTCTTCTTTTCCTTTGAAAAGTTCTTTAATGCTCATTTTTAAATTCAATTCTCCTAACGAAACCAAAGTGTCGCCTTCAAAAGGAGCTTTGTTGATGATAACTAATTTCTCGATTCCAACTGTTGCGTTTGGAAAATTCTTAAATAAACTTAAATCAGCATCTGTAAAACTTACTTTCGCATCAACACTTTCGTTGATAGCTTCGACGATTTTAGACTTGATTTGGTCTTTAAATAAAAATGGAATGGCAAATAATGCAGCAACAAATACCACAAGAATTATGGCACTTATTTTTAAAACTTTTTTTAGCATATAAATAGATTTGAGGGTTTAACGTGTTAAAATCGACTCCTGCAAAAATAGTTTTTTTTACTAGAGTTTGAAGATAAAGTTTTCTTAATTATGTAGGAATTTTATTAAAATGTATAAATAAAAAAAATCCGTTGAGAACTATTTTCAAAACGGATTTTTTAGGGTATTTATTTTATTATTTCTCAATAAAAGAGACGATTTTCTCAACCAAGGCCTCAGAAATAGGAAGTGTTTCGTTATTGTAACTGGCCAAATTTGCTTCTTGGCTGCCATCGACGATTTTCATAATATGATTCATTTTGTCAATAATCTGTAAATCAGCATTTTTGTTGGCTTGTTTTAAATTTTCGGCATCTTTTACAGCAATCTGGATGTCATTATTTCCCTGCAATATTAAAATAGGAATAGTAAGCTTTTGTATTTCGGTCTGCGGATTATATTTGAACCAAGAAATCAGATAAGGCTGTATGCTTGGTCTGAAAAGAGAATTCAGCATTGGATCAACTTTTTTTACTTCAAATCCGTTTTTTAAACTGTCGATAATCGGAAAAGTCATATCGCTAAGCTGTTTCATTGATTTTGCGCCAATCTGCGTTTTTAGTATTTGATCTGCTGGTTCGCCTGCACCCGCGATAGAAACAAATTTATCTGCTTTTGCGCTGGCAGCCATTCCAATCAGAGAACCTTCGCTATGGCCAATTATAATTATTTTAGAAAAGCGTTTGTCCTGTTTTAAATAATTAATCCAGCTTTTTGCGTCTTGAATATAATTTTCAAACACCAGACTGCTTTCAGATCCTCCGGCCGCTTTGCTTTCGCCGATAGCTCTTTTATCGTAACGCAAAGATGCAATTCCATTCTTTGCTAAAGCTTCTGCCAGCATTTTCAACGAATTATTTTTCATCATCGGATTATTTCCGTTTCTGTCCGTTGGGCCAGAACCCGCAATGATTAACGCAACTGGAAATTTTTTGGTCAAATCTGGCGTTGTCAGCGTCCCAAAAATCTGATCGTTATTTATTTTTAAGATTGCTGGCGTTTCCTTAAAGGTGATTTCCTTTTTGTTCTGGGCGTTTAAAAAACTCCAAAACAAAACCGTTAAAAAAAGAATTGCTTTATTCATCTTTTAATTCAATTAATAAATATTGATTCCGTAAGGCAACATGGCTTGCACTCCTTTTTGTTTCTGGAATTTCTTAACCTGTTCAAGAAGAAGATAATTTTCTTCCCCGATTTCTTCTTTTATAAAAGCTTCTTTCGATCTTGCAAAAGGAAGATTGCCCAACAGATCATTTAAGGTTTTTTCGTATTCAGGATAATTCTGAGTGCTGTATTTTTTTACTTTAGCTATTTTGGCAGCTTCAGCAATCGCATCATTCAATCCGCCAATTTTATCAACCAAACCAATTTTTAAAGCCTCAGTTCCAGACCAAACTCTACCTTGAGCAATCGAATCAACCTGTGCAAAAGTCATTTTACGGCCTTCGGCAACATGGGTCACGAAAGTATTGTAGATTTTTTCAACGCCTTCTAAAGTAAAGGCTTTAAATTTGTCATCGACTGGTAAAAACGGACTGTAGTTTGCAGCATTCTCATGCGTTTTAACCTGCTCAGAATTGATTCCTAATTTGTTGGCCAATGGACTAAAGTTTGGCAGCATTCCGAAAACTCCAATAGATCCTGTAATGGTATTGTTTTCGGCAAATATTTTATTGGCGTTGCAGGCAATATAATAACCGCCAGAAGCAGCATAATTCCCCATAGAAACCACGACCGGTTTTACTTTTTTGGTAATTTCGATTTCTCTCCAAATTAAATCAGAAGTCAGTGCGCTTCCGCCTGGACTGTCGATTCTAAGAACAATAGCTTTAACGTCATCATTTTTTCGTGCTTCCTGCAAAGAACGACGCATAGAGCCTTCTCCAATAGTATTTACATCTCCTTCGCCGCTTCCAATTTCGCCTTGAGCATAAATAATGGCGATCTGATCTGTTGCACTATTGGCTAAAGCTGTTGTTATATTATTTTGAGTATAATCTGCAATCGAAATTTTATTGTAGTCTTCGTCTTTGTCTACTTTCAGCGCTTTTCTAATCGCATCATGATAAACATCTTCGTAAGCCACGATGTCTACTAAATGCTGCTGTTTGGCCATTTCAGGCGTTCTTGCCAGAAGTCCGTTTGCAATTTCATTTAGTTTAGGCAGCGGAATATTTCTGCTTTTTGCAATATCAGCAGAAACAGTCGCCCAAATAGAATTCAAAAGCGCAGTAATCTGTTCTCTATTGGCGTCGCTCATTTTATTTTCCAAGAAAGGTTCGACGGCACTTTTATATTTTCCGTGACGAATAACTTCCATGTGAATTCCTGATTTGTCCTGAAAATCTTTGAAAAACATAATTTCAGAAGAAAGACCTTTAAAATCAAGATCTCCCGCAGGATTTAAATAAACGGTGTTGGCAACAGAATTTAAATAATATTCTTTTTGAGAATAAGTGTTGGCATAAGCCCAAACAAATTTTCCAGATTTTTTAAAGCTTTCCAACGCATTTCTCAAATCTTTATATTGAGCAAGACCAAGAGAAGACTCATCATTTAAGATTGAAATTCCTTTGATGTTGTCATCTGTTTTTGCGGCTTCAATAGCGTTGATGACATCAGTCAGACCAATGCCTTTTTTGTCTGAAAAGACAGTTACCCAAGGGTCTTTGTATTTTCCAGCGTAGTCGTTTTTAATTTCTTTTAAATTCAATTCAATAACCGAATCAGATTTAACAGAAACGCTGTCGTCTCCGCCAAAAATGGCTCCAATAAAGATTACTCCAAAAAAGAAGAGCATAATAAATACAAAAATGCCAATTACTGTGGCAATTACATTTCCTAAAAACTTCATATGTATATTTTTTTAATAAGTAGCGAAAAAGGGCAAAATGTTACAAATAAGGACTCTAAATTTATGATTGAATTTGAGGCGTCGTTTCACAAATATATTGGTTAATTCTAAAATAGTTTTAGTTAATTTGCATTAATTATGAAATTACAGCATCAAGTCGTTTTATCGATAGGCAGCAACCAAGGCAGCAGACTAGAAAACATTCAGAAATGTATTGATTTAATACACCAAAATGTGGGAACTGTCATTCAGGTTTCAAAGCTTTACGAAACTCCTGCGTGGGGCTTTGAGAGCGATGCTTTTTATAATTGCGCACTTCTTTTGCATACGTATTCGTCTGCGCAAAAAATACTCAATCAGGTTTTAAAAGTCGAAAAAGAACTAGGAAGAATCCGTTTGAATCAAGAAGGATATCAATCTAGAATTATTGATATTGATTTGATTGCTTTTGATGCTGAAATAATTGATACAGAAAAACTACAAGTTCCGCATCCGCTAATGCAGAATAGGAATTTTGTTTTATTGCCAATGCAGGATTTAAAGCTAAATTGGAAGCATCCTATTTTGCAGAAAACGGTTTCAGAGCTAATTGCCATCACTCCAGACGATAGTGTGTGTACAGTGGTTCAGGATCTGAAAAGTCCGATTGTTGAAATTCCGTTAAACCAATTTAATTATGTTGCTTTTGAAGGCAATATTGGGGCTGGAAAAACGACTCTTGTACATAAAATTGCAGAAGATTTTAACGGGAAAATGGTTTTAGAAAGATTTGCAGACAATCCGTTTCTGCCAAAGTTTTACAAAGATCAAAGCCGATATGCGTTTCCTTTGGAAATGTCTTTTCTAGCCGATCGGTATCAGCAGTTAGCCGATGATTTGGCGCAGTTTGATTTGTTTAAAGATTTTATAGTTGCAGATTATCATATTTTTAAATCGCTGATTTTTGCAAAAATAACGCTTGCAGAAGATGAATATCGTTTGTATAGAAATCTATTCGATATTATTTACAAAGAAATGCCAAAACCAGATTTGTACATTTATTTGTATCAAAATACGGATCGTCTTCTTCATAATATCAAAAAACGCGGACGTGTTTACGAACAGAATATTGAAGCTGGATATTTAGAAAAAATCAATATTGGCTATTTGGAATACATAAAATCCCAAACCGATTTGAATGTTTTAATTATTGATGTTTCTGACCGTGATTTTGTGAAAAAACACGAAGATTATCTTTATATTCTGAATGAAATTAAGAAAAAGTTAGTTTAATGAGATAATTAGAAAATGTGTCAATTAGATCTAAGCATCTTGTTTTTAAATTATCTAATTGGCACATTTTCTAATTGAGATTATCTTTTTAATGTAAAATGTCCTCTTAAAACAGGCATTGAATCGTCTACTTTTAAAGCATACCAATAATCAGATGCAGGAAGCGGAACTTGATTTAAAGTGCCATCCCAGCTCATTTTGAAACGGCTTAATTGTACTATTAATTTTCCGTAGCGATCAAAAATTGTAACGACAGCCTGAGGATAGTTTTCCATTCCTGTTACTTCCCAAACATCGTTGTAGGTATCATTGTTGGGAGTAAAGAATGGAGGAAAAACAAGGACTACAAATTGTTTAGTAGTTCCCCCGCATCCACTTTTTTCTCGCGCATAAGCAGTTTGCAATCCGCCTGGGACATCGTAAAAAACAGTTGAATCTTGATAATTAACGCCATCAACAGAATACTCAAAATAGTCTTCTGCTGTTACAGGATAAATAATAGCTCTTGTTCCTTCAACATCTACGCGCGCAATCTGCGGAATCTTGTGTTCTTCTACTGTAATTTTTTTTGTACTTTGACAGCCTTCGGGACTTGTAACAAGAACGGTATATGTGCCTCCTTTGCTAACTGTAATTTGTTGGGAAGTTTCATTGGCATTTGACCATGAGTAGCTCATTCCGGAAATTCCTGCATCTAACATGATCGATTGGAACTGGCATAAAGGCAAAGTCTCGTCTGTAACAGCTGGCGGGGTATAAATTACAATGTTTACAGGAGTCCTGGTCGGATTTGTGCATCCATTATTTGATGCTTCGGCATAATAAGTTGTATTGGAAGAGATTGTTGGGGTTGTAAAAGTCGTTCCTTGAGATATAATTGTTTGGTCGGTTGCCGAAGCATACCAGTTTATAGTTCCAATATTTGAAGTTGCTTTAATCGTTAAAGATCCCGAACCGCATTTAGTATAAGTTTCTTGTTCTGCAATAGGAACTGCGGGAGTTTCGTATACAGTTGCTTTTACAGATTTGCGGTTAGATTCGCAGCCAGCATCAACATAATAAGTGGTAGTTGTGTTTATTGTTGGCGTTGTATAAGTTGGACCATTTGCTAATAAATTTCCTCCAATAGTGGCATCAAACCATCTAATTGCTGCTCCGGCAGTTGCAGTTGCATTGAAAGTGAAACTTCCAGAGACACAAACTGGGGTTGGGTCAATAGCAGGAGTCGCTACAGGAATAGTAATTTTTGTGCTGGCAGCAATTTGCAAAGTAGGTTCGCCTGGCATTCCTCCATATTCTACCACATACCCCTTTGGCTGATAATTACCACTGTTGTCTCCTGTATTTGATAAATCGTTCCAAGAGCCTCTTATTCCAAAACCCGGCTGAGTGATGTGGGCGTAATCTTCATCGCCTTGCTGGTTAGGTTCGCCAGTATTCCAAAAAGCATAATTCGGTGTCGAACCATTTGCATTTCCGTTCCAAAAAACCGTTCCAGATTCAGGACCCGTAACCCATTTCC
This genomic interval carries:
- a CDS encoding AsmA-like C-terminal region-containing protein codes for the protein MLKKVLKISAIILVVFVAALFAIPFLFKDQIKSKIVEAINESVDAKVSFTDADLSLFKNFPNATVGIEKLVIINKAPFEGDTLVSLGELNLKMSIKELFKGKEEPLSIQGISSTNGLVNIIFNKDGVGNFDIALKDKKEDKKDEASKPLALKIQNYKIENFTFRYIDQGSKIKMVIDSLNHEGTGDFTNSKLDLATKSTAKVSLDMDKINYMKNVKLTLDAVLGIDLEKSKYTFKENKALINQLPLEFDGFIQMAEKAQIYDLKFKTPTSSFTNFLGLIPSAYAAGLDGVKTTGDFTVNGFAKGELTDTTVPKFNIEIASNNASFQYPNLPKSVQNIVIDTKIINETGILNDTYVNLDKLSFRIDQDVFNAKANIKNITVNPIIDAALKGTINLANLSKAYPIKMDKPLAGILKADVTTNFDMASVEKSQYQNIKNAGTMSLSGFKYTDENNKSMNISTAMVEFNPSKINLKQFDATTGKSDISINGVLENFYGFMFKKQELKGNFNMSSNQLAVDDFMTAGEPAKEETKTPAKPADAMKIPAFLNCTLNAKATTVLYDNLKLKDVSGRLLIKDEKATLENFKTNIFGGSIGLNGAVSTKEKVPTFDMNLGFNQVDIAQTFTQLDMMKKIAPIAGIINGKLNSTIKLNGNLDAKELTPDLKSISGDLIGQLLSTTVNSKNSTLLTALSSNVKFIDLNKVNLNDIKAALTFDNGKVNVKPFDIKYQDIKVTVGGTHGFDQTMNYNLKFDVPAKYLGTEANNLIAKMSPADAAKLDNIPINASLTGNFSNPKVSTDMKAAVSNLTTQLVNQQKEKLTQKGTSALTDLINKNTKAKDTTQAAKTEKEQKTQEVTKKASDLLNGLFKKKNP
- a CDS encoding DUF2797 domain-containing protein, whose amino-acid sequence is MQYQGVLTKMQTELGSPIQYYLVFEDSFLNVNQLLDKEIEINFVGCQCLNCGKKKKIYRQGFCYECFYSSPAVGDWIMRPELSTAHLGIADRDLEYESKAQLQPHIVYLASACEIKVGVTRKSQVPTRWIDQGASQAIAVVEVPNRYLAGITEVALKDHYTDKTNWRKMLQNSVESFDLIAEKAKIESLIPEEVKDYFYAQKNDVYELQYPVLSYPAKVNSLNLDKTPSFSGKLTGIKGQYLLFENGTVFNVRGSEGYVVTIDV
- a CDS encoding glycosyltransferase family 9 protein gives rise to the protein MSVLSKINVHRRSIMRNLTKNVGKAKMQDDFILVDRNEIKKVLICRPNGRLGNLLLITPLVQEVSEMFPNCKIDLFVKGTLAPIIFEKYDAVDKIIHLPKKPFKSLVEYSKVWISLKRTNYDLAINVDQNSSSGRLAVQFSNAKYKFFGDSAEEQTELQKGFDHIAKYPVYNFRNYLSKLRLPTNSNKIIAPLELKLSASEITEGRKILKELTNNDKKTICIFTYATGAKCLSEEWWEKFYSQLTAEYKDYNIIEILPVENVSQIGFKAPTFYSKDIREIGSVIANAELFIGADSGIMHLSSAVHTPTIGLFSVSNLKKYEPYDNCSIGIDVNLYTKKQYIKTINSILNNGRLSSLSKAI
- a CDS encoding T9SS type B sorting domain-containing protein, encoding MKNIKLTLFSVLFSVLSFNFSNSNENTKTFNKKNVHFSKPGTHSKTQQKKSSFVIDPPKLIAQGDQFYCPQTSINIVTDFRIDHDLSETGTEAIYIQISSGYSSGLDKLELSNPAAHSTITTNWDATAGKLTLTSPTGADVLYSDFVAAIKDVVFTNSSATASGIRTFSITMGKANYLPSTQHYYEYVPSIGITWTSAKDAAAARTYYGLQGYLATILSADEAKLIGEQASGTGWIGGSDAETEGIWKWVTGPESGTVFWNGNANGSTPNYAFWNTGEPNQQGDEDYAHITQPGFGIRGSWNDLSNTGDNSGNYQPKGYVVEYGGMPGEPTLQIAASTKITIPVATPAIDPTPVCVSGSFTFNATATAGAAIRWFDATIGGNLLANGPTYTTPTINTTTTYYVDAGCESNRKSVKATVYETPAVPIAEQETYTKCGSGSLTIKATSNIGTINWYASATDQTIISQGTTFTTPTISSNTTYYAEASNNGCTNPTRTPVNIVIYTPPAVTDETLPLCQFQSIMLDAGISGMSYSWSNANETSQQITVSKGGTYTVLVTSPEGCQSTKKITVEEHKIPQIARVDVEGTRAIIYPVTAEDYFEYSVDGVNYQDSTVFYDVPGGLQTAYAREKSGCGGTTKQFVVLVFPPFFTPNNDTYNDVWEVTGMENYPQAVVTIFDRYGKLIVQLSRFKMSWDGTLNQVPLPASDYWYALKVDDSMPVLRGHFTLKR
- a CDS encoding alpha/beta hydrolase family protein produces the protein MNKAILFLTVLFWSFLNAQNKKEITFKETPAILKINNDQIFGTLTTPDLTKKFPVALIIAGSGPTDRNGNNPMMKNNSLKMLAEALAKNGIASLRYDKRAIGESKAAGGSESSLVFENYIQDAKSWINYLKQDKRFSKIIIIGHSEGSLIGMAASAKADKFVSIAGAGEPADQILKTQIGAKSMKQLSDMTFPIIDSLKNGFEVKKVDPMLNSLFRPSIQPYLISWFKYNPQTEIQKLTIPILILQGNNDIQIAVKDAENLKQANKNADLQIIDKMNHIMKIVDGSQEANLASYNNETLPISEALVEKIVSFIEK
- the folK gene encoding 2-amino-4-hydroxy-6-hydroxymethyldihydropteridine diphosphokinase; its protein translation is MKLQHQVVLSIGSNQGSRLENIQKCIDLIHQNVGTVIQVSKLYETPAWGFESDAFYNCALLLHTYSSAQKILNQVLKVEKELGRIRLNQEGYQSRIIDIDLIAFDAEIIDTEKLQVPHPLMQNRNFVLLPMQDLKLNWKHPILQKTVSELIAITPDDSVCTVVQDLKSPIVEIPLNQFNYVAFEGNIGAGKTTLVHKIAEDFNGKMVLERFADNPFLPKFYKDQSRYAFPLEMSFLADRYQQLADDLAQFDLFKDFIVADYHIFKSLIFAKITLAEDEYRLYRNLFDIIYKEMPKPDLYIYLYQNTDRLLHNIKKRGRVYEQNIEAGYLEKINIGYLEYIKSQTDLNVLIIDVSDRDFVKKHEDYLYILNEIKKKLV
- the sppA gene encoding signal peptide peptidase SppA; translated protein: MKFLGNVIATVIGIFVFIMLFFFGVIFIGAIFGGDDSVSVKSDSVIELNLKEIKNDYAGKYKDPWVTVFSDKKGIGLTDVINAIEAAKTDDNIKGISILNDESSLGLAQYKDLRNALESFKKSGKFVWAYANTYSQKEYYLNSVANTVYLNPAGDLDFKGLSSEIMFFKDFQDKSGIHMEVIRHGKYKSAVEPFLENKMSDANREQITALLNSIWATVSADIAKSRNIPLPKLNEIANGLLARTPEMAKQQHLVDIVAYEDVYHDAIRKALKVDKDEDYNKISIADYTQNNITTALANSATDQIAIIYAQGEIGSGEGDVNTIGEGSMRRSLQEARKNDDVKAIVLRIDSPGGSALTSDLIWREIEITKKVKPVVVSMGNYAASGGYYIACNANKIFAENNTITGSIGVFGMLPNFSPLANKLGINSEQVKTHENAANYSPFLPVDDKFKAFTLEGVEKIYNTFVTHVAEGRKMTFAQVDSIAQGRVWSGTEALKIGLVDKIGGLNDAIAEAAKIAKVKKYSTQNYPEYEKTLNDLLGNLPFARSKEAFIKEEIGEENYLLLEQVKKFQKQKGVQAMLPYGINIY